A stretch of DNA from Paenibacillus sp. FSL W8-0186:
TCTCATAAATGACGTATTCGTCCTTATCCAGCTTCTGGATCATCTTCGTGACGGAAGAAGGATGTACCTCCAGTCCTTCGGCAATATCGGAAACACGCGCATAGCCCTTCTCATCAATGAGCTTGTATATGCGCTCCAAATAATCCTCCATACTAGGTGTTGGCATCTTACGAACCTCTTTTCCTCTATTGGCGTCGCGGAAACTGACCGCATTACCAAATGCTACTATATTTATGATACATGTTGAGCTCGTCCGTTGGCAAGTGCGCCCGAAATTTAGAATTTAAGCCATTCAGGCGTAATCTGCTGCAGCCAAATCGTAATTTTGGCCATTTGGTTCGTAAACAGCAGCACCCCCATCAACAGCATTAGCGCACCGCCGATTTTCATGATCGCCGCAGAATAGCGGGTAATCCATTTCGTGCTGCCGATGAAGAAAGCCAGAATGAAAAACGGCAAAGCAAAGCCCAGCGTATATGCCGTAATCAGGTTTAGCCATGTTCCCGGCTCACTGACTGCCAGCGAAATAATCGCGGCCAAAATCGGCCCTACGCAAGGCGACCAGCCGGCGGAAAAGCCGATGCCAAAAATAAAAGAAGCCACGTATCCGCTCTTCTTTAGCTTGATATCCATTTTGCGTTCCTTCAGCAAAAATTGCGGCTGGAATATGCCGAGCAAAAACAAGCCCATAAGTATAATTAAAATAGCAGAAATCTGGCGGATCAAATCCCGATAATGGATGAAAAACTCGCCAAAAAGCCCGGCCCCGAAGCCAAGAGTATAGAAAACAACAGAGAATCCCAGAATAAAAGCGAGCGTGTGCGCCATCGTCTTCATACGGACTTCCCGCTTGTTTTGCTCCTTCTGTAGCGTTTGCACAGACATCCCCGTAATATAAGACAAATAGGACGGGTAGAGCGGCAAGGCGCAAGGCGAAATGAAGGAGGCAACACCTGCCCCGAAAGCTATCACTACATTAATATCAGCCATTACAGCCTCCGATCCTCAGATGAGATAGAAAGTATTGTAATGTTCTAAGCGTTCAGCCCTTTTTTGCCTATAAGAGTAACGATCAGCATGCCGATGAGCAGCAGCACAATCGTAGCACCCGGCGCCAGATTCCAAATGCCGGCCATAACCAGCCCGATCACAACGGCAATTTCCGCGATAATGACCGAGAAGATCACCGAGGACTTGAAGCTGCGCGCAATAAGCAGGCTGCATGCCGCAGGAATCGTAATTAAAGCGGATACGAGCAGGGCGCCAACGATTTTGATAGCGGTACTAATGACCAGCGCCGTCAGCACAGTAATCAGCAGGTTGAACAGCTTAACGGGCAGCCCGCTGACCGCAGCGGCATCCTCCTCAAACGTAAGAAGGAAAAATTCCTTGAAGAACAGGGCCACAACGGCGATAACGACGAGCGTAACTGCGCCGACGATATATAAATCTTCCCTGCTCAAAGTATAAATGCTGCCGAACAATACATCCGTATTGTACCCTATCCCGAGCGTAAAGAACAGCGACGCCAGCGCCACGCCACCGGACATGATGATGGCTATCGACAGTTCCGCGTAGGCTTTATAAGCTTTGCGCAGCTTCTCGATCGCGAAGGAGGCCAGTACTGCAAAGGCCAGCCCGACCCATATCGGATTGGCATGGATCAGGAAACCGAGGGCCACGCCCGCAATCGTTACATGGGCCAGTGTGTCCCCGATCATCGACAAGCGGCGCAGCACTAAAAAAATACCGATCAGGGGGGCTGTAATGCCAATGAGCAGCCCGCCTATCAGCGCTCTTTGAAAAAATTCTGCCGTAAGTATTTCCAAGTTTCACATCTCCTAAGAGTTTTGCGGAGCAAAACTTACTTCGTAAGCATAAGCTTAGTTTTGCGTAAGCAAAACTTACATCGAAAGCATAAGCTGGCCAATCTATTGGATTGAATGCTGAAGATCGGGAATTGAACAATCCTGATCATGGGAATGCTTCACATAGAACTTGATCGCTCCGCAGCGATCCAGCGGCTCATTGCCCAAATTATCTTCAATCATTTCCACATCATGCGAGACCATGAGAAACGTCATATGATGGTGCGCATGCATATGGAAAATCAGCTCAAAGAAATCTTCCTGGGTCTGCGCGTCGATTCCGACTGTAGGCTCGTCTAAAATTAGCAGATCCGGCTTATTGATCAAGGCCCTGGCCAAAAAGACGCGCTGCTGTTGCCCGCCGGACAGCTCCCCGATCCGTTTGTCGGCAATATCCCCGATGCGCATCACCTCAAGCGCATCGTCGCATTTCACCTGCTCCGCCTTGCCGATGCGGCGAAACAGCTTCTTATTGTTATACAATCCCGACATGACGACTTCTCTTACAGTCGCCGGAAACAAAGGGTTGAACGAATTTTTCTGCGGCACATATCCAATCCTGTCCCAATCACGAAAACGACGGATCGGCTGTCCAAACAGGCGAATTTCCCCGTCGGTCGGCGACAGCAGCCCGACCATCATCCGCAGCAGGGT
This window harbors:
- a CDS encoding metal ABC transporter permease, with protein sequence MEILTAEFFQRALIGGLLIGITAPLIGIFLVLRRLSMIGDTLAHVTIAGVALGFLIHANPIWVGLAFAVLASFAIEKLRKAYKAYAELSIAIIMSGGVALASLFFTLGIGYNTDVLFGSIYTLSREDLYIVGAVTLVVIAVVALFFKEFFLLTFEEDAAAVSGLPVKLFNLLITVLTALVISTAIKIVGALLVSALITIPAACSLLIARSFKSSVIFSVIIAEIAVVIGLVMAGIWNLAPGATIVLLLIGMLIVTLIGKKGLNA
- a CDS encoding cytochrome c biogenesis protein CcdA, which codes for MADINVVIAFGAGVASFISPCALPLYPSYLSYITGMSVQTLQKEQNKREVRMKTMAHTLAFILGFSVVFYTLGFGAGLFGEFFIHYRDLIRQISAILIILMGLFLLGIFQPQFLLKERKMDIKLKKSGYVASFIFGIGFSAGWSPCVGPILAAIISLAVSEPGTWLNLITAYTLGFALPFFILAFFIGSTKWITRYSAAIMKIGGALMLLMGVLLFTNQMAKITIWLQQITPEWLKF
- a CDS encoding ABC transporter ATP-binding protein, which produces MKPDNLAASALACHDNIIELADVSFSYKDKNVISNFSFTVKERDFVGVIGSNGAGKTTLLRMMVGLLSPTDGEIRLFGQPIRRFRDWDRIGYVPQKNSFNPLFPATVREVVMSGLYNNKKLFRRIGKAEQVKCDDALEVMRIGDIADKRIGELSGGQQQRVFLARALINKPDLLILDEPTVGIDAQTQEDFFELIFHMHAHHHMTFLMVSHDVEMIEDNLGNEPLDRCGAIKFYVKHSHDQDCSIPDLQHSIQ